CGTCGGCCTGATCCCGACCTATTTGGGCTTTGCCGATTTCGGAATGTCGATGGCCTCGACCAAATTCGGTTCAGAGGCGTACGCCGAGGGTGACGAAGAGAAAGAGGGCCGCATTGTCCGAACCGCCGCGTTGATCGCCCTTATGACGTCGGTACCGGTCGCGGCACTGTTGATTTTTTTCGCCGGACAGATCATCGGCCTGTTCAACGTTCCGCCCGAGCTTTCCTCCGACGCCGTGCTCGCACTTAGGCTCGCGTCCATAACGTTCGTCATAAATTTTCTCTGCGGAATATTTAACACGCCCCAACTCGCCCGGCTCCGAATGGATCTGAACACGTTCATTAACGCCAGTTCGCGCATACTCGGCCTGCTCGCAACGCCGCTCGTCCTCTACCTCGGCTACGGAATCGTCGGCGCCGTAACCGTCCTCCTGTTAGCCAGTCTCTTGAACCTAGCAGGTCACTTAGCCGTGGCCGCGACGTTACTGCCTGGACTGGTTCGTATATCTATAGAATGGAGTGCTTTGTTTCGAGTCTTTCGATTCGGTGTTGGTCTAACGGGCGCCGGAATTGCGTTTTTGCTGCTTTCAAATTTGGACAAAGGTGTCTTGCCCGCAATGGTAAGTGTCGAACAACTTGCGTACTACTCAGTTGCTTTTACTATTGCGGGCTTGATGACAATGTTTTCACAAGCAATGACTCAATCTTTGCTTCCTGCGTTTTCTCAGTTATCCGGCCCTCATAATCTAGCGCATGGCCGAGATCTTTTCTCTCGAGCGCTTCGACTTAACCTGATCGTACTTCTTCCTGCGCTTGCAAGTCTCGCAGTGATCGCAGAACCCTTTATCTCGTTTTGGGCAGGCAAGGATTTTGGAAAAGAGAGTATAGAACCATTTTTTATTTTATTGATCGGCGTACTTTTTAATCTCCCGTCTTATTTGCCAATGTGTGCG
The DNA window shown above is from Chloracidobacterium sp. and carries:
- a CDS encoding flippase — its product is MIPEPLEAKADRMPPSTAGMTTKVVKGSLWTLAGQVAPLGVSLVTTPFTIRLLGAEGYGVLILVGLIPTYLGFADFGMSMASTKFGSEAYAEGDEEKEGRIVRTAALIALMTSVPVAALLIFFAGQIIGLFNVPPELSSDAVLALRLASITFVINFLCGIFNTPQLARLRMDLNTFINASSRILGLLATPLVLYLGYGIVGAVTVLLLASLLNLAGHLAVAATLLPGLVRISIEWSALFRVFRFGVGLTGAGIAFLLLSNLDKGVLPAMVSVEQLAYYSVAFTIAGLMTMFSQAMTQSLLPAFSQLSGPHNLAHGRDLFSRALRLNLIVLLPALASLAVIAEPFISFWAGKDFGKESIEPFFILLIGVLFNLPSYLPMCAIISTGRTGLLAKVYLIELIPYVAALVLFTGAWGAKGTAVAWSIRSLLDSIILFVLAKRVTGFSPDFNRISTVALSGLLFSIPVIMVLISGGPTFIVSSSLIVCMLLYSAIVWEKLLAREEIAWLRSRLMFFKAK